Part of the Candidatus Binataceae bacterium genome is shown below.
GCCGAATGCTGGAATTTTTCCTGCGTCAAGGAGGCCAACCCGCAAAATCCGGCCGTGCCGCTGGCCAAATGCACCTGTCCCATCGAGGCGTCCTCTAATGCGATGACGCCGGCGGGACTGTGCAATCCGTCGATCTGTAGCCAACTCCCCGTAGGTGCGCCGATCCCCTTCTCCTCGGGGTTTTGCTCCGGTACCTCCAGCTGAGCATAGGATCAGCAGGTGCGACAAAAGATGAAAAGAGTGCTGATAGCAGTTGGATTGTTGCTAGTCGCGGGCGCGACGCTGGCGGCTTTGTTCGAGGCCTGCGGCGGGAGCAGTGCGACCACGCAACCCCCCGTCGCGACTGAATTCGCATATGTGGTCAATTCAGCGATGGGAGGCGGCAAGCCCAGCCTGTCAACTTATAGCGTTGGCGCAAGCGGCTCCCTGAGTGCAATCTCAACCCTCACCACCGGCGTGCCGGCCAGCCCTTTTTCACTGGCGGTCACTCCCGGCAGCCAGTTTCTCCTGCTGGCCGGGCGTGGTCTGCCCGGCTCGATCGCTCAATACTCGATTAGCTTCAGTGGCGGCCTAACGCAATTCGGCAGCCCGGTGGCCACGGGAAATCTGCCCTATACGATTGCGGTCACACCCTCGGGCAGCTTCGCGATCGAGTCCAATAATGGAGACAACACGGTCAGCGTCTATCGCCTGGGCGCCGGCGGTCAGCTGAGCCTGATTGGCTCGACGGCTACCGGCAGCGTGCCCAGCGCGGTCGCGGTCGATCCCACCGGCCGCTACGTTTTCGTCGCCAATCTCGAAGATAATAATATTTCCGAATACCTTCTCAACCCGACCACCGGCGCACTGACGGTTAACGGTGTGGTGCAAAGCGATCTCGGTCCGGCCAGCATCGTGGTCTCGCCTAATGGGCCGTATGCCTACGCCGCCAACCGGCTGACCGGCGACGTGTCGGAGTACAAGCTTGACCCAGGTAGTGGCAGCCTCACCCTTGTAGCCAACCTAGAGTCGGGCAGCGGTTCGGCCAGCGGCGCGGGCTGG
Proteins encoded:
- a CDS encoding beta-propeller fold lactonase family protein, with protein sequence MLIAVGLLLVAGATLAALFEACGGSSATTQPPVATEFAYVVNSAMGGGKPSLSTYSVGASGSLSAISTLTTGVPASPFSLAVTPGSQFLLLAGRGLPGSIAQYSISFSGGLTQFGSPVATGNLPYTIAVTPSGSFAIESNNGDNTVSVYRLGAGGQLSLIGSTATGSVPSAVAVDPTGRYVFVANLEDNNISEYLLNPTTGALTVNGVVQSDLGPASIVVSPNGPYAYAANRLTGDVSEYKLDPGSGSLTLVANLESGSGSASGAGWLAIDPGGRWLYVANSQDQSVTLFDINPNNGALTLVGTVNTQQSGGFLASVAIDRGGHFLYAINAAGLIFEFQINPATGVLSPIGTTAAGAAPWSMAFAS